One Candidatus Neomarinimicrobiota bacterium genomic window, CGCTCCATAAAATTTCCCAGTTTTCCATATTTGGTGTGAATCAAATGGCATGAGTTCAATGAAACGAACCGTAATATCATTTTCTTTAGTAAGTGCCACAAAGTCCATGAGTTCATCATCATTAAAATCACGCATGGCAACTACATTCAACTTGATGGACTGAATAGATGATTTAATGGCTTTATCTAATCCGTCTAACACAGATTTCAATCCGTCTCTTCTTGTAATTGTTTTATATTTATTCTGCTCCAACGTATCCAAACTAATATTTATCCCAGATAAACCTGCTGATTCTAATTCATGGATATATTTTGAAAGTAATAAACCATTCGTCGTTACATGAATTGAATCAATTCCATCCAAACTATTGGCAAATTGAATGATGGGCACTAAGTCTTTTCGGAGTAAGGGTTCGCCACCCGTTAAGCGAATTTTGGACACACCCATTTGGGATGCTAATTCAATAAGTCGAAATATTTCTTCTGTGGAAAGGAGTTTGTCTTCGGGGCGAAATTCGATGCCTTCTTCTGGCATACAGTAAATACAGCGAAGATTACATTGTTCGTTAAGGGCAAGGCGTAAATAGTTGAATGTTCGACCGAAACGGTCAATGATGGGTGATGCCGATTCATTCAGCTCACCATTAATTGGGCTGGGTGTAATTATATTTTCCATTCTTATTCCAAGTCACCCCGATTATTTATCGGAGATCGGGAGCAAATCTTGTCGTTTCCGACAAAACCGTACCGGCCGAAAATCATATTTCAATTCAAAACTTAGATTTTTCGGCTAAAGAATTCGGACAAAGTTATCTTATTTATCTTCTAAATAAAACTGCTCTTTTTGGGGTGTTAATGGACGTCCCATCCAAAGCGGTCGGCGTAAGCCGTCAGGATGTGTTTCTTTCTCTTTCGCCCATGCGTTCCATTTTTTATAATGTTCGAATGATTTATTTGTATCCACGAACACATCGCCATATTTCTCGCCGGATTCCGGCTTGGATATGCTCACTTTTTGCAACCAACAATGGGCGCCCGAAATTGGGTCGGGATTTGCCGCATGTGTAATATTCTGATGCACACCACCATCTCGCCACCAAACACGATTCGTGTCCGGATCATTCGATTCCCACGGTTCGACTCCACTCACTGTTTCCATTTTCCATTTCCCATCACCCATATTATGAATATCAACCGTATTGGACATAAATCGATTCCCAGCATCTTGCTGACGTCGCCATCTTCCAATATGATGTGAACAAGCCACAACACCCGGTTTGATAGCTTCCGTCACCCAAACTTTATCCACAAACCAACC contains:
- a CDS encoding radical SAM protein: MENIITPSPINGELNESASPIIDRFGRTFNYLRLALNEQCNLRCIYCMPEEGIEFRPEDKLLSTEEIFRLIELASQMGVSKIRLTGGEPLLRKDLVPIIQFANSLDGIDSIHVTTNGLLLSKYIHELESAGLSGINISLDTLEQNKYKTITRRDGLKSVLDGLDKAIKSSIQSIKLNVVAMRDFNDDELMDFVALTKENDITVRFIELMPFDSHQIWKTGKFYGA